A genomic segment from Nonomuraea helvata encodes:
- a CDS encoding response regulator has translation MTRVLVVDDEPQILRALRVNLAARQYEVAVAPDGGTALRQAAEWHPDLVILDLGLPDLDGVEVIQGLRGWTAVPIIVLSGRSDSTDKVDALDAGADDYVTKPFSIDELLARVRAVTRRTGQPEEEAATVRLGDHLIDLSNKTISGGVRLTPTEWHFLEILLRNPGKLISQRQLLREVWGDVYEKETHYLRQYMAQLRRKLERDPSHPVHLLTEPGMGYRFQPSSS, from the coding sequence ATGACCCGCGTGCTGGTGGTGGACGACGAGCCGCAGATCCTGCGTGCTCTGCGCGTCAACCTGGCCGCCAGGCAGTACGAGGTGGCGGTCGCGCCCGACGGCGGCACGGCGCTGCGCCAGGCCGCCGAGTGGCACCCCGACCTGGTCATCCTCGACCTCGGCCTGCCTGACCTCGACGGCGTGGAGGTCATCCAGGGGCTGCGCGGCTGGACCGCGGTCCCGATCATCGTTCTCTCGGGGCGCTCCGACAGCACCGACAAGGTGGACGCGCTCGATGCGGGCGCCGACGACTACGTGACGAAGCCGTTCAGCATCGACGAGCTGCTCGCACGCGTCCGCGCGGTGACCCGCCGCACGGGTCAGCCGGAGGAGGAGGCCGCCACGGTGCGGCTGGGCGATCACCTGATCGACCTCTCCAACAAGACGATCTCAGGTGGCGTACGGCTGACGCCCACGGAATGGCACTTCCTGGAGATCCTGCTGCGTAACCCCGGGAAACTGATCAGCCAGCGTCAGCTCCTGCGGGAGGTGTGGGGCGATGTCTATGAGAAGGAGACCCACTACCTACGCCAGTACATGGCCCAGCTCCGGCGCAAGCTCGAACGGGATCCATCCCATCCCGTCCACCTGCTGACCGAGCCCGGGATGGGCTACCGGTTCCAGCCTTCTTCGTCGTAG
- a CDS encoding sensor histidine kinase, with protein MGATSRGMLRVYLGAAPGVGKTYAMLSEAHRARERGKDVVVGFVETHGRAKIARLLEGLEIMPRRTMTHRGATFTELDVDAVIARAPAVALIDELAHTNVPGSRNVKRWQDIDQILDAGIDVVSTVNIQHFESLNDVVEQITGVPQRETVPDEVVRRAGQIQLVDMAPEALRRRMAHGNVYRPERVDAALANYFRVGNLTALRELALIWVADKVDEELDHYRASHGIAGTWEARERVVVALTGGPEGDTLVRRAARIAARSKGADLLAVHVTRADGLAFGGDPASLIRQRTLVEDLGGSYHQVVGEDIPRALLEFARGVNATQLVLGASRRGRFAQILSRGVGVTTTALSGPIDVHMVTHEGTRKAREPAQSGAALTRGRRLSGWGLALLGMPLLTAALLPLRLSLPSEILLFLLLVVGVALVGGMWPALTAAVLGFGLLNWFFTPPLHTLTISQPENVLALVIFVLVAAMVSAVVDLAARRSREAARSQADAEVLSTLAGHVLRGEAALPSLLARMRETFGLTSVTLLERSDGWKIVATSGGVPCTSPGTADTDVVIDDGLVLAAHGRLLDASDRRVLEAFAAQAAVALREQRLREAAEQAEPLAEADRMRTALLAAVSHDLRTPLASAKAAVESLRGTDVMWSDEDRAELLATADESLIKLDRLVSNLLDMSRLQAGVLGVHLEPVAIEDVLPRAIDDLGPSRERIRSDLPPMVPEITADPALLERVLVNLMANAVRYSPDDEPVLVTASWHGENVEIRVIDRGPGIPPEAHERVFMPFQRLGDRDSHTGVGLGLALSRGLTEAMGGTLVLEDTPGGGLTMAVSLRRHA; from the coding sequence ATGGGAGCCACGTCCCGCGGGATGCTCCGCGTCTACCTGGGGGCGGCGCCCGGAGTGGGCAAGACGTACGCCATGCTGAGCGAGGCGCACCGCGCTCGCGAACGCGGCAAGGACGTGGTCGTGGGCTTCGTCGAGACCCACGGCCGCGCCAAGATCGCCCGCCTCCTCGAAGGGCTGGAGATCATGCCGAGACGGACGATGACCCATCGGGGCGCGACATTCACCGAGCTGGACGTCGATGCCGTCATCGCCCGCGCTCCCGCCGTGGCGCTGATCGACGAGCTCGCCCACACGAACGTTCCCGGCTCCCGCAACGTCAAGCGCTGGCAGGACATCGACCAGATCCTCGACGCGGGGATCGACGTGGTCTCGACCGTCAACATCCAGCACTTCGAATCGCTGAACGACGTGGTCGAGCAGATCACCGGCGTGCCGCAGCGGGAGACCGTACCGGATGAGGTGGTGCGGCGCGCGGGCCAGATCCAGCTCGTCGACATGGCGCCGGAGGCGCTGCGGCGCAGGATGGCCCATGGGAACGTCTATCGGCCCGAACGGGTCGACGCCGCGCTGGCCAACTACTTCCGCGTCGGCAACCTGACCGCCTTGCGAGAGCTCGCACTGATCTGGGTGGCCGACAAAGTGGACGAAGAACTCGACCACTACCGAGCGAGCCACGGCATAGCGGGCACCTGGGAGGCCCGGGAGCGGGTGGTGGTCGCGCTCACCGGAGGCCCGGAGGGCGACACGCTCGTCCGGCGGGCGGCCCGCATCGCCGCCAGGAGCAAGGGCGCGGACCTGCTGGCCGTGCACGTCACCCGGGCCGACGGGCTCGCCTTCGGCGGCGACCCCGCGAGCCTGATCCGCCAGCGCACCCTCGTCGAGGACCTCGGCGGCTCCTACCACCAGGTGGTGGGGGAGGACATCCCGCGCGCGCTGCTCGAGTTCGCCCGTGGCGTGAACGCCACCCAGCTCGTGCTGGGAGCCTCGAGGCGAGGGCGCTTCGCCCAGATCCTTTCGCGGGGCGTGGGCGTGACGACGACGGCGCTGTCGGGCCCGATCGACGTTCACATGGTCACGCACGAGGGGACCAGGAAGGCGCGTGAGCCGGCGCAGTCGGGGGCCGCGCTCACCCGGGGGCGCCGGCTGTCCGGCTGGGGGCTGGCGCTGCTCGGGATGCCCCTGCTCACCGCCGCGCTCCTGCCCCTGAGGCTGTCGCTGCCCAGCGAGATCCTGCTGTTCCTGCTGCTCGTCGTGGGGGTCGCCCTGGTGGGCGGCATGTGGCCGGCCCTCACGGCGGCGGTGCTCGGGTTCGGGCTGCTCAACTGGTTCTTCACGCCGCCGCTGCACACGCTGACGATCTCCCAGCCCGAGAACGTGCTCGCGCTGGTCATCTTCGTACTGGTGGCGGCCATGGTCAGCGCGGTCGTCGACCTGGCGGCCAGGCGCAGCAGGGAGGCGGCGCGTTCACAGGCCGACGCCGAGGTGCTGTCCACGCTGGCGGGGCACGTGCTGCGGGGCGAGGCGGCGCTGCCGTCGCTGCTGGCCCGGATGCGGGAGACGTTCGGGCTGACCTCGGTGACCCTGCTCGAACGCTCGGACGGCTGGAAGATCGTCGCGACCTCGGGTGGCGTGCCGTGCACGAGCCCTGGGACGGCCGACACCGATGTCGTGATCGACGACGGGCTTGTGCTCGCCGCCCACGGCCGGCTGCTGGACGCGAGCGACCGCCGGGTGCTGGAGGCGTTCGCGGCGCAGGCGGCGGTCGCGCTGCGCGAGCAGCGGCTGCGGGAGGCGGCGGAGCAGGCCGAGCCGCTGGCCGAGGCCGACAGGATGCGCACCGCCCTGCTCGCCGCTGTCAGCCACGACCTGCGCACCCCGCTCGCTTCGGCCAAGGCCGCGGTCGAGAGCCTGCGCGGCACCGACGTCATGTGGTCGGACGAGGATCGGGCGGAGCTGCTCGCCACCGCCGACGAGTCACTGATCAAGCTGGACCGGCTCGTCTCGAACCTCCTCGACATGAGCCGCCTCCAGGCCGGCGTGCTCGGCGTCCATCTGGAGCCCGTGGCGATCGAGGACGTCCTGCCGCGCGCCATCGACGACCTCGGCCCCTCGCGTGAGCGGATCCGGAGCGACCTGCCGCCCATGGTGCCCGAGATCACGGCGGACCCCGCTCTGCTGGAGCGGGTGCTCGTCAACCTGATGGCGAACGCGGTCCGCTACAGCCCCGACGACGAGCCCGTCCTCGTCACCGCGAGCTGGCACGGCGAGAACGTGGAGATCCGCGTCATCGACCGGGGTCCCGGCATTCCGCCCGAGGCGCATGAAAGGGTGTTCATGCCGTTCCAGCGGCTCGGCGACCGCGACAGCCACACGGGCGTGGGGCTCGGCCTGGCGCTCTCGCGGGGCCTCACCGAGGCGATGGGCGGCACGCTCGTGCTGGAGGACACGCCCGGAGGGGGACTGACCATGGCCGTCTCGCTGCGGAGACACGCATGA
- a CDS encoding group II truncated hemoglobin — MTDKPVPTLYEWAGGSEAFERLTEVFYRTVVKDDVIGPLFAHMDPDHPKHVAMWLSEVFGGPDRYTKERGGYPNMLRHHLGKAITEPQRRRWVSLLMDAADEAGLPDDPEFRAAFASYIEWGTRLARHNSQPDAEPPLEAPVPHWGWGVAPPYQP, encoded by the coding sequence ATGACTGACAAACCAGTGCCCACGCTGTATGAGTGGGCGGGCGGCAGCGAGGCGTTCGAGCGGCTGACCGAGGTTTTCTACCGGACTGTCGTCAAGGACGACGTGATCGGCCCGCTCTTCGCCCACATGGACCCGGACCATCCGAAACACGTGGCCATGTGGCTCAGCGAGGTGTTCGGCGGGCCGGACCGCTACACCAAGGAGCGCGGCGGTTATCCGAACATGCTCCGCCACCACCTCGGCAAGGCCATCACCGAGCCGCAGCGCCGCAGGTGGGTGAGCCTGCTCATGGACGCGGCCGACGAGGCGGGCCTGCCGGACGACCCCGAGTTCAGGGCGGCGTTCGCGAGTTACATCGAGTGGGGCACCAGGTTGGCCAGGCACAACTCCCAGCCGGACGCCGAGCCTCCGCTCGAGGCTCCCGTGCCGCACTGGGGCTGGGGGGTCGCGCCGCCGTATCAGCCGTAA
- a CDS encoding UPF0182 family protein has translation MRLPRRPRLLLPVAIALVAIVALFFLFSGFYTDYLWFDATNYTSVFTGVLLTQIVLFLIGAVLMVGIAGGNMLLAFRVRPMFGPAMFGGGSGADRYRMALDPHRKLIFIVGMGLLALFSGSSFAGQWQTWLEFVNGASFGKQDKLFGLDISFYMFDYPFIRMVLNFLFTAVIISIVLAAITHYLYGGFRLQSPGVHASRAARTHLSVLLGIFLLLKAVAYWFDRFGLVFSDRGFVNGASYTDVNAVLPAKTILAIIALICAALFFAGVVRPGGMLPGVSAGLLVLSAILIGGVYPALVEQFQVKPNQQGKEAAYIQRNIEATREAYNVDKTEVETYEAESDPTKVQKDGDTSVSGVRLLDPALVGSTYEQTQRIRGFYKFADSLDVDRYPDSTGKLIDHVVGVRELTGPPEGQNNWINRALVYTHGYGFVAAPGNQVDTSGQPAYDAKDMPVTGPLATSTKLREPRVYFGEDPASAEYVIAGGNPKNPQELDYPKTGGTGQENTTYTGGGVQVGSFVNRLVYAAKYGEANILLSGDINDNSKILYVRNPRERVQKVAPFLTLDGNPYPAIVDGRITWIIDGYTTSNDYPYSQSESFGDMTRDTSTDRRVIAQQPTDKINYIRNSVKATVDAYDGTVKLYGWDTNDPMLKTWSKAFPGVIRPASEMSPDLRNHIRYPEDLFKVQRYTLSRYHITDPSAFYSGQDFWNVPGDPTQGDKNIKQPPYYLTTTMPGPGATPTFSLTTTFVPRQGGANLSAFMAVDSSGGSGYGRLRILRMPSNTPIPGPGQIQNAFQSRLAGQLNVMGVGSSSLRYGNLLTLPYAGGLVYIEPVYVQTTAGGGQEPYPILQRVLVSYGSKIGVGPTLDVALQEVFGGQQQQKPPNDQQVTVPNQANSALNTAISNAKKAYEDAQKALQATPPNWDAYGEAQKRLEEALKALEGTKAQQPAPSTTPSTAPSATPSASPSATPATSVAPSPSPTGSQAGGTS, from the coding sequence ATGCGCTTGCCCCGCCGACCCCGACTTCTTCTGCCTGTGGCGATCGCTCTTGTGGCGATCGTGGCGTTGTTTTTCCTATTTTCTGGGTTTTATACCGATTATCTGTGGTTCGACGCGACGAACTACACGTCGGTCTTCACCGGTGTGCTGCTGACACAGATCGTGCTGTTCTTGATCGGCGCGGTGCTGATGGTCGGCATCGCGGGTGGCAACATGCTGCTGGCCTTCCGGGTGCGCCCGATGTTCGGGCCGGCGATGTTCGGCGGCGGCAGCGGCGCCGACCGCTACCGCATGGCGCTCGACCCCCACCGCAAGCTGATCTTCATTGTCGGCATGGGCCTGCTCGCGCTCTTCTCCGGCTCCTCGTTCGCCGGGCAGTGGCAGACGTGGCTCGAGTTCGTCAACGGGGCGTCGTTCGGCAAGCAGGACAAGCTGTTCGGGCTGGACATCTCGTTCTACATGTTCGACTACCCGTTCATCCGGATGGTGCTGAACTTCCTGTTCACCGCCGTGATCATTTCGATCGTGCTGGCGGCGATCACGCACTACCTGTACGGCGGGTTCCGGCTGCAGTCGCCCGGCGTGCACGCCTCAAGGGCGGCGCGCACCCACCTGTCGGTGCTGCTCGGCATCTTCCTGCTGCTCAAGGCCGTCGCCTACTGGTTCGACCGCTTCGGCCTGGTCTTCTCCGACCGCGGCTTCGTCAACGGCGCCTCCTACACCGACGTCAACGCCGTCCTGCCGGCCAAGACCATCCTCGCGATCATCGCGCTGATCTGCGCCGCCCTGTTCTTCGCCGGCGTCGTGCGCCCCGGCGGCATGCTCCCCGGCGTCTCGGCCGGCCTGCTCGTGCTCTCGGCCATCCTGATCGGCGGCGTCTACCCGGCGCTGGTCGAGCAGTTCCAGGTCAAGCCCAACCAGCAGGGCAAGGAAGCCGCCTACATCCAGCGCAACATCGAGGCCACGCGGGAGGCGTACAACGTCGACAAGACCGAGGTGGAGACCTACGAGGCCGAGTCCGACCCCACCAAGGTCCAGAAGGACGGAGACACCTCGGTCTCGGGCGTCCGCCTGCTCGACCCTGCGCTGGTGGGTTCGACGTACGAGCAGACGCAGCGCATCCGCGGCTTCTACAAGTTCGCCGACTCGCTCGACGTCGACCGCTACCCCGACAGCACCGGCAAGCTGATCGACCACGTCGTCGGCGTCCGTGAGCTGACCGGCCCGCCCGAGGGCCAGAACAACTGGATCAACCGGGCCCTGGTCTACACCCACGGCTACGGCTTCGTCGCCGCGCCGGGCAACCAGGTCGACACCAGTGGCCAGCCCGCGTACGACGCCAAGGACATGCCGGTCACCGGCCCGCTGGCGACCAGCACCAAGCTGCGGGAGCCGCGCGTCTACTTCGGCGAGGACCCGGCCTCGGCCGAGTACGTCATCGCGGGCGGCAACCCGAAGAACCCGCAGGAGCTCGACTACCCGAAGACCGGCGGCACGGGCCAGGAGAACACCACCTACACCGGAGGCGGGGTCCAGGTCGGGTCGTTCGTCAACAGGCTCGTCTACGCCGCCAAGTACGGCGAGGCGAACATCCTCCTGTCGGGCGACATCAACGACAACTCCAAGATCCTGTACGTCCGCAACCCTCGCGAGAGGGTGCAGAAGGTCGCGCCCTTCCTCACGCTCGACGGCAACCCCTATCCGGCGATCGTCGACGGGCGCATCACCTGGATCATCGACGGCTACACCACGTCCAACGACTACCCGTACTCGCAGAGCGAGAGCTTCGGCGACATGACGCGCGACACGTCCACGGACCGCCGCGTGATCGCCCAGCAGCCGACCGACAAGATCAACTACATCCGCAACTCCGTCAAGGCCACGGTCGACGCCTACGACGGCACGGTCAAGCTCTACGGTTGGGACACCAACGACCCGATGCTGAAGACCTGGAGCAAGGCCTTCCCCGGCGTCATCCGCCCGGCCTCGGAGATGAGCCCCGACCTGCGCAACCACATCCGCTACCCGGAAGACCTGTTCAAGGTGCAGCGCTACACGTTGTCGCGCTATCACATCACCGATCCGTCCGCCTTCTACAGCGGCCAGGACTTCTGGAACGTCCCCGGCGACCCGACGCAGGGCGACAAGAACATCAAGCAGCCGCCCTACTACCTGACCACCACGATGCCGGGGCCAGGCGCCACGCCGACGTTCTCGCTGACGACCACGTTCGTGCCGCGCCAGGGCGGGGCCAACCTGTCGGCGTTCATGGCGGTCGACTCGTCGGGCGGTTCGGGATACGGGCGGCTGCGCATCCTGCGCATGCCGTCCAACACACCCATCCCGGGCCCCGGGCAGATTCAGAACGCCTTCCAGAGCCGCCTCGCCGGCCAGCTCAACGTCATGGGCGTCGGCAGCTCGTCGCTGCGCTACGGAAACCTGCTGACGCTGCCGTACGCGGGCGGCCTGGTCTACATCGAGCCGGTGTACGTCCAGACGACAGCGGGCGGCGGCCAGGAGCCGTACCCGATCCTGCAGCGGGTCCTGGTGTCCTATGGCAGCAAGATCGGTGTCGGACCGACCCTGGACGTGGCGCTCCAGGAGGTCTTCGGCGGCCAGCAACAGCAGAAGCCGCCCAACGACCAGCAGGTGACCGTCCCCAACCAGGCCAACTCGGCGCTCAACACGGCGATCTCCAACGCCAAGAAGGCGTACGAGGACGCGCAGAAGGCCCTGCAGGCCACTCCGCCCAACTGGGACGCCTACGGCGAGGCCCAGAAGCGGCTGGAGGAGGCGCTGAAGGCGCTGGAGGGGACCAAGGCCCAGCAGCCGGCGCCCTCGACGACGCCTTCGACGGCGCCCTCGGCCACCCCGTCCGCCTCGCCGTCGGCCACGCCCGCAACTTCGGTCGCGCCGTCGCCATCGCCTACGGGATCGCAAGCGGGAGGCACGTCCTAG
- a CDS encoding YlbL family protein has translation MSRRALTLLFAGFLVLALGVVGAFSPVPYVVLSPGPTENTIGEVDKKPVITINGRQTYPTGGALSLVTVAYQGGPAAQIDLLTALRGWIDPTVAVVPQETIFAPDRDPKEVEEENTVEMTNSQDSATAAALNELKIPYSTVVAVVSTEKGKPADGKLAKDDEINAVDGKPAKNVDVVGDAVKAHKPGENVLFNVTRGGKKLDVTVPTVAGPKGQPLVGVLMQAKYKFPFDVDINVGDVGGPSAGLMFSLGIFDKLTPGELTGGKRIAGTGTIEPSGQVGAIGGIAQKMVGAKNSGATVFLTPADNCAEAMKAVPDGLRLVKAETMHDAVLALDALRTGKGNVPACEAG, from the coding sequence ATGTCACGACGCGCCCTGACCCTGCTGTTCGCGGGTTTCCTGGTGCTCGCGCTCGGCGTGGTGGGCGCGTTCAGTCCGGTCCCGTACGTCGTGCTGAGCCCCGGCCCGACGGAGAACACGATCGGCGAGGTCGACAAGAAGCCCGTGATCACGATCAATGGGCGGCAGACCTATCCCACGGGCGGCGCGCTCAGCCTCGTCACGGTGGCCTACCAGGGCGGCCCGGCCGCCCAGATCGACCTGCTGACGGCGTTGCGCGGCTGGATCGACCCGACTGTCGCGGTGGTCCCGCAGGAGACCATCTTCGCTCCCGACCGCGACCCCAAGGAGGTCGAGGAGGAGAACACGGTCGAGATGACCAACTCCCAGGACTCCGCCACCGCCGCCGCGCTCAACGAGCTCAAGATCCCCTACTCCACCGTCGTGGCGGTGGTGTCCACGGAGAAGGGCAAGCCCGCCGACGGCAAGCTCGCGAAGGACGACGAGATCAATGCCGTCGACGGCAAACCGGCCAAGAACGTCGATGTCGTGGGCGATGCGGTCAAGGCGCACAAGCCCGGCGAGAACGTGCTCTTCAACGTCACCAGGGGCGGCAAGAAGCTCGACGTCACCGTGCCGACGGTGGCGGGCCCCAAGGGACAGCCCCTCGTGGGCGTGCTCATGCAGGCGAAGTACAAGTTCCCGTTCGACGTCGACATCAACGTCGGCGACGTCGGCGGGCCGAGCGCGGGGCTGATGTTCTCGCTCGGCATCTTCGACAAGCTCACGCCAGGCGAGCTCACCGGCGGCAAGCGGATCGCCGGCACCGGCACGATCGAGCCGTCGGGTCAGGTCGGCGCGATCGGCGGCATCGCACAGAAGATGGTGGGCGCCAAGAACTCCGGCGCGACCGTCTTCCTCACCCCCGCCGACAACTGCGCCGAGGCCATGAAAGCCGTGCCCGACGGGCTCCGGCTGGTCAAGGCCGAGACGATGCATGACGCTGTGCTGGCGCTGGACGCGCTGCGCACAGGCAAGGGAAACGTGCCCGCGTGTGAGGCCGGATGA
- a CDS encoding molybdenum cofactor biosynthesis protein MoaE, whose protein sequence is MDVIRLLGIRDTPLSVDEVLAAVGDHAAGGTTLFVGTVREQDHGKPVTRLSYSAHPSAEAELRRVAEKIAADFPVTALAAVHRVGDLELGEAAVVVAVAAPHRDEAFKASRRLIDDLKAQVPIWKHQVFADGETEWVGAGE, encoded by the coding sequence GTGGACGTCATCCGGTTGCTCGGCATTCGTGACACGCCGCTCTCCGTCGACGAGGTGCTGGCCGCCGTGGGCGACCACGCCGCCGGCGGCACCACCCTTTTCGTGGGCACCGTACGCGAGCAGGACCATGGAAAGCCGGTGACCAGGCTCTCCTACTCGGCGCACCCCTCAGCGGAGGCGGAGCTGCGGCGGGTGGCCGAGAAGATCGCCGCCGACTTCCCCGTCACGGCGCTTGCCGCCGTGCACCGCGTGGGCGACCTGGAGCTGGGCGAGGCGGCCGTCGTCGTCGCAGTGGCCGCGCCCCACAGGGACGAGGCGTTCAAGGCCTCACGCCGGCTGATCGACGACCTGAAGGCGCAGGTCCCGATCTGGAAACATCAGGTGTTCGCCGACGGCGAGACCGAATGGGTCGGCGCCGGCGAATAA
- a CDS encoding NAD-dependent epimerase/dehydratase family protein yields the protein MVPTSKRPRQPVVAVTGAASGLGRELLARLVSSADFRRVVAIDEQRGDVGEATWRVLDVRDPLLANRISDIDVLVHLAGDYAVDSDPGERRAYNLRAAQTVLTASAAARVRRVVLVTSAMVYGAAPDNEVPLPEDAPVAAEPDTGVVGDYLEIESLVRRSLRSHPGLEITVLRPAAVVGPGVDTVITRHFESPRLLTVKGCNPHWQFCHIDDLISALELAARGAVTGVVAVGSDGWLGHEQVEELSGIRSLELPAGLTFGTAQRLHRLGVTPAPATDLHYVVYPWVVDCTSLREAGWKPSWTNEAAFAQLLELRENRTTVVGRRLPVKEATLTAAGATVAVIGTAAIVRQVRKKRRL from the coding sequence CTGGTGCCTACCTCGAAACGCCCGCGCCAACCCGTAGTAGCCGTCACGGGAGCGGCTTCCGGCCTAGGCCGCGAGTTGCTCGCGAGGCTCGTATCCTCCGCGGATTTCCGCAGGGTGGTGGCCATCGACGAGCAACGCGGCGACGTTGGGGAAGCCACGTGGAGAGTGCTCGACGTACGGGATCCGCTCTTGGCGAACCGGATCTCCGACATCGACGTCCTGGTCCATCTGGCCGGTGACTACGCCGTCGACTCCGACCCAGGTGAGCGGCGCGCGTACAACCTCCGGGCCGCCCAGACGGTGCTGACGGCCAGCGCCGCGGCGCGCGTGCGCAGAGTGGTGCTGGTCACAAGCGCGATGGTGTACGGCGCCGCGCCCGACAACGAGGTCCCGCTGCCCGAGGACGCCCCGGTGGCGGCCGAGCCCGACACCGGCGTCGTCGGCGACTACCTGGAGATCGAGTCCCTGGTACGCAGGTCGCTGCGCTCCCACCCCGGCCTGGAGATCACCGTGCTCCGCCCGGCCGCCGTGGTCGGCCCAGGAGTCGACACCGTCATCACCCGTCACTTCGAGTCGCCCAGGCTCCTGACCGTCAAGGGCTGCAACCCGCACTGGCAGTTCTGCCACATCGACGACCTGATCTCGGCGCTGGAGCTGGCGGCGCGCGGCGCGGTCACCGGCGTGGTGGCCGTCGGCTCCGACGGCTGGCTGGGGCACGAACAGGTCGAGGAGCTGTCCGGCATCCGCAGCCTCGAACTGCCCGCAGGGTTGACCTTCGGCACGGCGCAGCGGCTCCACCGGCTCGGTGTCACCCCCGCGCCCGCGACGGACCTGCACTACGTCGTCTATCCGTGGGTCGTCGACTGCACGTCGCTGCGCGAGGCGGGCTGGAAGCCGTCGTGGACCAACGAGGCCGCGTTCGCCCAGCTCCTCGAGCTGCGCGAGAACAGGACGACCGTGGTCGGCCGGCGACTGCCCGTCAAGGAGGCCACGCTCACCGCCGCGGGCGCCACCGTCGCCGTCATCGGCACCGCCGCGATCGTCCGGCAGGTGCGTAAGAAGCGGCGCCTGTAA
- a CDS encoding zinc-dependent metalloprotease, whose protein sequence is MFGNPEQMAQAMRQFADMLSAPQGPGPVNWDMAKNIARHAVVAQGDPSVMEGERRQIVEALSLADLWLNEATTLPSGVSNPQAWSRSEWIENTVPIWRKLCEPIAERMVETMGGALGGSGLPPEAQQMAGPLLGMLKQMGGMMVGQQIGQALGSLAREVVGTTDIGLPLSDTAALLPGGIASFSEGLEIPSDEIRLYLALREAAHHRLFQHVPWLRSHLLGAVEEYAKGITVDTSALEEQIRGLDINNPEAIQEALSGGNLLKPEETERQKAALSRLETMLALVEGWVATVVDRAAEGKLPSAVALAETVRRRRATGGPAELTFGTLVGLELRPRRLREAAALWRALENARGLDGRDALWGHPDLMPTADDLDDPDAFVLGETAWDISELEKKPDDKGDES, encoded by the coding sequence ATGTTCGGCAACCCTGAGCAGATGGCTCAGGCGATGCGCCAGTTCGCCGACATGCTGTCGGCGCCGCAGGGTCCAGGCCCTGTCAACTGGGACATGGCCAAGAACATCGCCCGTCACGCCGTGGTCGCCCAGGGCGACCCCAGCGTCATGGAAGGCGAACGCCGCCAGATCGTCGAGGCGCTGAGCCTCGCCGACCTCTGGCTCAACGAGGCGACGACGCTGCCGAGCGGCGTGTCCAATCCGCAGGCCTGGAGCCGGTCCGAGTGGATCGAGAACACCGTCCCGATCTGGCGAAAGCTCTGCGAGCCGATCGCAGAGCGCATGGTCGAGACCATGGGCGGCGCTCTCGGCGGCTCCGGGCTGCCTCCGGAGGCCCAGCAGATGGCCGGGCCGCTGCTCGGCATGCTCAAGCAGATGGGCGGCATGATGGTCGGCCAGCAGATCGGGCAAGCGCTCGGCTCGCTGGCCCGTGAGGTGGTCGGCACCACCGACATCGGCCTGCCCCTGTCCGACACGGCCGCGCTGCTGCCGGGAGGCATCGCCTCCTTCAGCGAGGGCCTGGAGATCCCGTCCGACGAGATCAGGCTCTATCTGGCGCTGCGCGAGGCCGCGCACCACCGGCTGTTCCAGCACGTCCCGTGGCTGCGCTCCCACCTGCTGGGCGCGGTCGAGGAATACGCCAAGGGCATAACGGTCGACACCTCGGCGCTCGAAGAGCAGATCCGCGGTCTCGACATCAACAACCCCGAGGCGATCCAGGAGGCGCTGAGCGGGGGCAACCTGCTCAAGCCCGAGGAGACCGAGCGGCAGAAGGCCGCGCTGTCACGGCTGGAGACGATGCTCGCCCTGGTCGAAGGGTGGGTGGCCACCGTGGTCGACCGGGCGGCCGAGGGCAAGCTGCCCTCCGCCGTGGCGCTGGCCGAGACCGTACGCCGACGGCGCGCGACCGGTGGGCCCGCCGAGCTCACGTTCGGGACGCTCGTGGGCTTGGAGCTGCGGCCCCGGCGGCTGCGCGAGGCGGCGGCGCTGTGGCGCGCGCTGGAGAACGCGCGCGGGCTCGACGGGCGCGACGCGCTGTGGGGTCACCCCGATCTCATGCCGACGGCCGACGATCTCGACGACCCCGACGCCTTCGTGCTCGGCGAGACGGCCTGGGACATCTCCGAGCTGGAGAAGAAGCCGGACGACAAGGGCGACGAGAGTTGA